One genomic segment of Natrononativus amylolyticus includes these proteins:
- a CDS encoding 30S ribosomal protein S27ae, giving the protein MAHYEIYNDDGEAERENCPRCGDSFLADHGDRQHCGKCGYTEWE; this is encoded by the coding sequence ATGGCACACTACGAGATCTACAACGACGACGGCGAGGCAGAGCGCGAGAACTGCCCGCGCTGTGGCGATTCGTTCCTCGCGGACCACGGTGACCGACAGCACTGTGGGAAGTGTGGGTACACCGAGTGGGAGTAA
- a CDS encoding 30S ribosomal protein S24e, with protein MDVDIISEEENPMLHRTDVTFELTHEEATPSRLQVRDSLAAKLNKDADEVVIRKLDTKFGMRKTVGYAKVYETADHARDVEQDHMLERNKIVSDDAEPEAEEA; from the coding sequence ATGGACGTCGACATCATCTCCGAAGAGGAGAACCCCATGTTGCACCGGACGGACGTCACGTTCGAACTGACCCACGAGGAGGCCACCCCCTCCCGCCTGCAGGTTCGCGACAGCCTCGCCGCGAAGCTGAACAAGGACGCAGACGAGGTCGTCATCCGCAAGCTCGACACCAAGTTCGGGATGCGAAAGACCGTCGGCTACGCGAAGGTCTACGAGACGGCCGACCACGCCCGCGACGTCGAGCAGGACCACATGCTCGAGCGAAACAAGATCGTCTCGGACGACGCGGAGCCGGAAGCGGAGGAGGCCTGA
- a CDS encoding bifunctional N(6)-L-threonylcarbamoyladenine synthase/serine/threonine protein kinase, whose translation MTATRILGLEGTAWAASAAVYDTGTEDVFIESDAYQPESGGIHPREAAEHMHAAIPRVVETALERARETHDGAASEPPVDAVAFSRGPGLGPCLRIVATAARALAQTLEVPLVGVNHMVAHLEIGRHTSGFESPVCLNASGANAHLLGYRNGRYQVLGETMDTGVGNAIDKFTRHVGWSHPGGPKVEEAAESGEYVDLPYVVKGMDFSFSGIMSAAKAAYDDGVPVEDVCYSLQENVFAMLTEVSERALSLTGSDELVLGGGVGQNARLREMLAEMCEQRGASFHAPEPRFLRDNAGMIAVLGAMMYEAGDTLALEESRVDPNFRPDQVPVTWRDGEDVSVRREGDEREVRGAEATVTLEPAAGRVVKRRVPKSYRHPELDARLRRERTTLEARLTSLARREGVPTPLVYDVDTRKATLEFEYVGRSDLQSGLSVDRVRDVGRHLARLHRAGFVHGDPTTRNVRVGRYDAPSSERKADGSEWRAERTSLIDFGLGYHTDHVEDYAMDLHVFDQSLVGTADDPEPLREAVLEGYREIGDERVLERLRDVEGRGRYGGGE comes from the coding sequence GTGACCGCCACTCGCATTCTCGGCCTCGAGGGCACCGCCTGGGCCGCCAGCGCGGCGGTGTACGATACCGGCACGGAGGACGTGTTCATCGAGAGCGACGCCTACCAGCCGGAGAGCGGCGGCATCCACCCTCGAGAGGCCGCCGAACACATGCACGCGGCGATCCCCCGGGTCGTCGAGACCGCACTCGAGCGCGCCCGCGAAACGCACGACGGGGCCGCGAGCGAGCCACCGGTGGATGCAGTGGCCTTCTCCCGCGGCCCCGGCCTCGGCCCCTGCCTGCGGATCGTCGCCACCGCGGCCCGCGCGCTGGCTCAGACCCTCGAGGTGCCCCTCGTCGGGGTGAACCACATGGTCGCCCACCTCGAGATCGGCCGCCACACCTCGGGGTTCGAGTCGCCGGTCTGTCTGAACGCCAGCGGCGCGAACGCCCACCTGCTGGGCTACCGTAACGGTCGCTATCAGGTCCTGGGGGAGACGATGGACACCGGCGTCGGGAACGCTATCGACAAGTTCACCCGCCACGTCGGCTGGTCGCACCCGGGCGGGCCGAAGGTCGAGGAGGCCGCCGAGAGCGGCGAGTACGTCGACCTTCCCTACGTCGTCAAGGGGATGGACTTCTCCTTTTCGGGGATCATGAGCGCCGCGAAGGCGGCATACGATGACGGCGTGCCCGTCGAGGACGTCTGTTACTCCCTCCAGGAGAACGTCTTCGCGATGCTCACAGAGGTGTCCGAACGGGCGCTGTCGCTGACCGGCAGCGACGAACTCGTCCTCGGCGGCGGCGTCGGCCAGAACGCCCGCCTCCGGGAGATGCTCGCGGAGATGTGTGAGCAACGCGGCGCCAGCTTCCACGCGCCCGAACCCCGCTTCCTCCGGGATAACGCCGGCATGATCGCCGTCCTCGGTGCAATGATGTACGAGGCGGGCGACACCCTCGCCCTCGAGGAGTCCCGCGTCGATCCGAACTTCCGGCCCGACCAGGTTCCGGTGACCTGGCGCGACGGCGAGGACGTCTCGGTGCGCCGGGAGGGCGACGAGCGCGAGGTTCGGGGCGCCGAGGCGACGGTGACCCTCGAGCCCGCCGCCGGCCGCGTCGTCAAGCGTCGCGTTCCCAAGTCCTACCGCCACCCCGAACTCGACGCGCGACTCCGGCGCGAGCGGACGACCCTCGAGGCCCGGCTGACGAGTCTGGCCCGCCGCGAGGGCGTGCCGACGCCGCTCGTCTACGACGTCGACACGCGCAAGGCGACCCTCGAGTTCGAGTACGTCGGCCGCAGCGACCTCCAGAGCGGCCTTTCGGTCGACCGCGTGCGCGACGTGGGGCGCCACCTCGCGCGCCTCCACCGGGCGGGGTTCGTCCACGGCGACCCGACGACGCGAAACGTGCGGGTCGGACGATACGACGCGCCCTCGAGCGAACGAAAGGCCGACGGCAGCGAGTGGCGCGCGGAGAGGACGTCCCTCATCGACTTCGGCCTCGGCTACCACACCGACCACGTCGAGGACTACGCGATGGACCTCCACGTCTTCGACCAGAGCCTCGTCGGCACCGCCGACGACCCGGAGCCGCTGCGCGAGGCGGTTCTCGAGGGGTACCGCGAGATCGGCGACGAGCGGGTGCTCGAGCGCCTGCGCGACGTCGAGGGGCGAGGCCGGTACGGCGGCGGCGAGTGA
- a CDS encoding digeranylgeranylglycerophospholipid reductase codes for MRDSFDVVIAGAGPAGAQCARDLAARGYDVVVLETEPEDEFPRQSNKSTGGTFPSMMTAFGIPDDVVMQFTDTVVIESPNDHFVQEQTGAVLEFADFKTFLVEDGQERGAEYRFDARVSKPITEGGKIVGVQYSGSEKVYGDIIVDATGPSAPLAKGLGVSSLERKNQAIGLEYELEGVELDGGRPRYADLHDAMMLRLDHEYAPGGYSWIFHTGEDTAKVGVCYIQNESYQRYGTDRTVDGYLQHWMDTDPRFEGAERLEGKQHRGSAHIQPPGQLSTDNFMAIGDTVPTIDPLWGEGINKGMKSARAAAIAADHCLTPDTPDTSAENISLYDTLWHRDVAPRMDARLFITQLMYLAPNDRYDTLLRDLKRLDPDTLSEANKGNKRAIRKLLHLDDIPLLATFAKQRLRN; via the coding sequence ATGCGCGACAGCTTTGACGTGGTTATCGCTGGTGCCGGCCCGGCCGGCGCACAGTGTGCACGCGATCTGGCTGCGAGGGGGTATGACGTGGTTGTGCTCGAGACGGAACCGGAGGACGAGTTCCCACGTCAGAGCAACAAGTCGACCGGGGGAACGTTCCCGTCGATGATGACCGCGTTCGGGATTCCGGACGACGTCGTGATGCAGTTCACCGACACCGTCGTCATCGAGTCGCCGAACGACCACTTCGTCCAGGAACAGACCGGCGCCGTCCTCGAGTTTGCGGATTTCAAGACCTTTCTCGTCGAGGACGGCCAGGAGCGCGGCGCGGAGTACCGGTTCGACGCCCGCGTCTCGAAGCCGATCACCGAAGGGGGGAAGATCGTCGGCGTCCAGTACAGCGGCTCCGAGAAGGTGTACGGCGACATCATCGTCGACGCGACGGGGCCCTCGGCGCCGCTGGCGAAGGGACTGGGCGTGAGTTCGCTCGAGCGAAAGAACCAGGCGATCGGCCTCGAGTACGAACTCGAGGGGGTCGAACTCGACGGCGGCCGCCCGCGGTACGCGGACCTCCACGACGCGATGATGCTGCGCCTGGATCACGAGTACGCGCCCGGCGGCTACTCCTGGATCTTCCACACCGGCGAGGACACCGCGAAGGTCGGGGTCTGTTACATCCAGAACGAGAGCTATCAGCGCTACGGCACCGACCGGACCGTCGACGGCTACCTCCAGCACTGGATGGACACCGACCCGCGTTTCGAGGGCGCCGAGCGACTCGAGGGCAAGCAACACCGGGGCTCGGCGCACATCCAGCCGCCGGGACAGCTGAGCACGGACAACTTCATGGCGATCGGCGACACCGTCCCGACGATCGACCCGCTGTGGGGCGAGGGGATCAACAAGGGGATGAAGTCCGCCCGCGCGGCCGCGATCGCCGCCGACCACTGTCTCACGCCCGACACCCCCGACACCTCGGCCGAGAACATCTCGCTGTACGACACCCTCTGGCACCGCGACGTCGCGCCGCGGATGGACGCGCGGCTGTTCATCACGCAGCTGATGTACCTCGCGCCCAACGACCGCTACGACACCCTGCTCCGGGATCTCAAACGGCTCGACCCCGACACCCTGAGCGAGGCGAACAAGGGGAACAAGCGGGCGATCAGAAAGCTGCTCCACCTCGACGACATCCCGCTGCTGGCGACGTTCGCGAAACAGCGACTCCGGAACTGA
- a CDS encoding WD40/YVTN/BNR-like repeat-containing protein codes for MTTIYAAMRNRLLACTTGDGSDDWETAVRLEGRDLECVAVSSENPERVFVGTFEDGLFRSTDGGDSFEALETDFASEAVMSLAISPHDPDVLYAGTEPSRIYRSPDGGDAWERLEGLTDLPSESEWYFPPRPHTHHVRWLEVDPFDPDRLYVGIEAGAFVLSTDGGETWQERPPGSRIDNHSLATHADREGRIYSAAGDGYAISDDGGESWENPQEGLEHTYCWSVAPDPGDPERVLASSASGASKAHTAERAESYVYRKGGDEPWERLDDRGLPTGEEVVRAVFATTGDAGVVYGVNNRGLFRTEDFGDSWEQLDVEWAEGLETQTPRGLAVLEG; via the coding sequence ATGACGACGATCTACGCCGCCATGCGAAACCGACTGCTCGCGTGTACGACGGGCGACGGATCGGACGACTGGGAAACCGCGGTCCGTCTCGAGGGCCGCGACCTCGAGTGCGTCGCCGTCTCCTCCGAGAACCCGGAACGGGTGTTCGTCGGCACGTTCGAGGACGGGCTCTTCCGCTCGACCGATGGGGGCGACTCCTTCGAGGCCCTCGAGACCGACTTCGCCAGCGAGGCGGTGATGTCGCTCGCGATCAGCCCGCACGACCCCGACGTGCTCTACGCGGGCACCGAACCGAGCCGGATCTACCGCTCCCCCGACGGCGGCGACGCCTGGGAGCGCCTCGAGGGACTCACCGACCTCCCCTCCGAGTCGGAGTGGTACTTCCCGCCGCGGCCGCACACCCACCACGTGCGCTGGCTCGAGGTCGACCCGTTCGATCCCGACCGGCTGTACGTCGGGATCGAGGCCGGCGCGTTCGTCCTGAGCACCGACGGCGGCGAGACGTGGCAGGAACGCCCGCCGGGATCGCGCATCGACAACCACAGCCTCGCCACCCACGCCGACCGAGAGGGGCGGATCTACTCCGCGGCCGGCGACGGCTACGCCATCTCGGACGACGGCGGTGAGAGCTGGGAAAATCCACAGGAAGGACTCGAGCACACCTACTGCTGGTCGGTCGCCCCCGATCCCGGCGACCCTGAGCGGGTGCTCGCCTCGAGTGCGAGCGGGGCCTCGAAGGCCCACACCGCCGAACGGGCGGAATCCTACGTCTACCGGAAGGGCGGGGACGAACCGTGGGAGCGCCTGGACGACAGGGGGTTGCCGACGGGCGAAGAGGTGGTCCGAGCGGTGTTCGCGACGACCGGCGACGCGGGCGTCGTCTACGGCGTGAACAACCGCGGGCTGTTCCGCACCGAGGACTTCGGTGACTCCTGGGAGCAACTGGACGTCGAGTGGGCAGAGGGACTCGAGACCCAGACCCCGCGCGGGCTGGCGGTGCTCGAGGGGTAG
- the pcp gene encoding pyroglutamyl-peptidase I: MQPILLTGYEPFGEFETNPARRLATTLDGEEVSGTPIVGRELPVSFDRALPALRERIDEHDPALVVSVGLAGGRNALSIERIGINLRETGETPDNDGREVVDEPVASEGPDAYFSTLPVREMQSAMCEAGVPTTLSTAAGTHLCNDILYATRHLAETEDRGFRSGFVHVPFSHEGAAARGEGEPSMSLETMARGLRVGLETALETA, translated from the coding sequence ATGCAGCCAATCCTGCTGACCGGCTACGAGCCGTTCGGCGAGTTCGAGACCAACCCCGCACGTCGGCTGGCAACGACCCTCGACGGCGAGGAGGTTTCGGGGACGCCGATCGTCGGCCGAGAGCTTCCCGTGTCGTTCGATCGAGCGCTACCGGCCCTTCGGGAGCGGATCGACGAGCACGACCCCGCGCTCGTCGTCTCCGTCGGCCTCGCGGGCGGCCGGAACGCGCTCTCGATAGAGCGGATCGGGATCAACCTCCGAGAAACGGGCGAGACGCCGGACAACGACGGCCGGGAGGTGGTCGACGAGCCGGTCGCTTCGGAGGGGCCGGACGCTTACTTCTCGACTCTGCCTGTGCGCGAGATGCAGTCGGCGATGTGCGAGGCGGGGGTGCCGACGACGCTCTCGACCGCCGCCGGCACCCACCTCTGTAACGATATCCTGTACGCGACGCGCCACCTCGCCGAAACCGAGGACCGCGGATTTCGGTCGGGGTTCGTCCACGTCCCGTTCAGCCACGAGGGGGCCGCCGCTCGCGGGGAGGGCGAGCCGAGTATGAGCCTCGAGACGATGGCCCGCGGGCTCCGGGTGGGCCTGGAGACGGCGCTCGAGACGGCGTAG
- a CDS encoding PQQ-binding-like beta-propeller repeat protein, with product MLSRRHLLAGAGVSLVGTLGGRVLADRSSSSPFDWPMTRYDPAGTGYNPDASGPKDGVEVAWLRDTESPMHGLTAPILVGETLYGVGRQDLVAFDRDTGEIRFTREGQYWSSPARADATAYRSDTLAVSSYEGVYGLSAGGGYELLGRSVGTERWHAPGEDTGNWSGSPAREPSPVAADGTVYATVPDTDRVVAIDASSGRVRWERTVGSALSSGVHRPAVRDGTVYASAYSGDVAAIDAETGERRWSVAPELVEGDHRRYREFHPPTATAEGLVVPHRIGVSLLEPTDGSVRWEYTHGGNATDGSAAVADGTVFVTDGDGSLHAIDLESGDRAWTADYGPDTDPVVADGVVYLGYQYGELAAIDAETGERRFTYEGSIYFSQPIVGDGVLYVLDGEGLLALEEAS from the coding sequence ATGCTCTCCAGACGACACCTTCTGGCGGGGGCGGGCGTCTCCCTCGTCGGCACGCTCGGCGGCCGCGTGCTCGCCGACCGCTCGTCGTCCTCGCCGTTCGACTGGCCGATGACGCGCTATGATCCCGCGGGAACGGGCTACAACCCCGACGCCTCGGGACCGAAAGACGGCGTCGAGGTCGCGTGGCTGCGAGATACGGAGTCGCCCATGCACGGCCTGACGGCGCCGATACTCGTCGGCGAGACGCTGTACGGCGTCGGCCGACAGGACCTCGTCGCCTTCGACCGCGATACTGGCGAGATCCGGTTTACGAGGGAGGGACAGTACTGGTCGAGCCCGGCTCGAGCCGACGCGACGGCCTACCGCAGCGACACCCTCGCCGTCAGCAGTTACGAGGGTGTCTATGGGCTGAGCGCCGGCGGCGGCTACGAACTGCTCGGTCGCTCGGTCGGCACGGAACGCTGGCACGCGCCCGGCGAAGACACCGGAAACTGGTCGGGCTCGCCGGCGCGCGAGCCGTCGCCAGTCGCCGCGGACGGAACCGTGTACGCGACCGTTCCCGACACGGATCGGGTCGTCGCCATCGACGCGAGCAGCGGCCGCGTCCGGTGGGAGCGGACGGTCGGGAGTGCTCTCTCGAGCGGCGTACACCGACCGGCGGTCCGCGACGGGACGGTCTACGCCTCGGCGTACTCCGGAGACGTCGCCGCCATCGACGCCGAGACCGGCGAGCGCCGCTGGAGCGTCGCGCCCGAACTCGTCGAGGGCGACCACCGGAGATACCGCGAGTTCCACCCGCCCACGGCGACGGCCGAGGGGCTGGTCGTTCCCCACCGGATCGGTGTCTCGCTGCTCGAGCCGACCGACGGCAGCGTTCGGTGGGAATACACCCACGGCGGGAACGCCACCGACGGCAGCGCCGCGGTCGCCGACGGAACGGTGTTCGTCACCGACGGCGACGGTTCGCTGCACGCGATCGACCTCGAGAGCGGCGATCGGGCGTGGACCGCCGACTACGGTCCGGACACGGACCCCGTCGTCGCCGACGGCGTCGTCTACCTCGGTTACCAGTACGGCGAACTGGCCGCGATCGACGCCGAAACCGGCGAACGCCGCTTTACCTACGAGGGGTCGATCTACTTCTCACAGCCGATCGTGGGCGACGGCGTACTGTACGTTCTGGACGGTGAGGGGCTGTTGGCTCTCGAGGAGGCGAGCTAA